The genomic segment GCACAGCCCTCCCACTCAATTGATAAATCTCTATGGCCTGTTCAGTTTCCCGTTATGATGATGAGATCGGTTAAGGTTTTGCTCATACAAACATTGAAATTATACACGCCGGCTGATAAAATTGCAAGGCGAAGTCAGTCAAGCTTTCGAACCTGTTCAAAATCCAGTTCAACCGGTGTTTCACGGCCGAACATGTTCACATGCACTTTCAGTTTGTTCTTCTCCGGGTCAATACTTTCTACGTTGCCGACGAAATCAGCAAACGGACCTTCCTTGACCTTAACCTGTTCATTAATTTCAAAATGAACATCCACAGTTTTCTCTTTCAGGCCCATTTGCTTTAGAATGCCATCTACTTCTTCCGGGAGCAGCGGAATCGGTTTTGAACCCGCTCCCGTTGAGCCGACGAAGCCTGTAACACCGGGTGTGTTGCGCACAACGTACCATGAATCGTCTGTCATAATCATTTCAGTCAGGACATATCCGGGGAACACCTTCCGCATAGCTGTCTTTTTCTGGCCGTTTTTAATTTCTGTCTCCTCTTCCATCGGAACGAGAATCCGGAATATTTTATCAGCCATACCCATGGATTCCACTCTTTTTTCGAGGTTGGTCTTGACCTTGTTTTCATAACCCGAGTATGTGTGAATAACATACCAGTTCTTTTCCATAACTTTCTTCCTCCAATGATTATCCTTCAGGCCATTATCAGTCTGTGATCACACGCATAAGTTCCGTAATGCCCAAGTCAACCAGTACAAAGAATACAGCCAGAAATACAACAGTCACAATCACTGTAACCGTATATTTGAACAGTTCTCTGCGCGTTGGCCAGGTGACTTTCCTGGTTTCCGTAATGATGCTCCGGAAAAATTTCCCGGTCCCCTTTACAATACCTGCCATGCTTGTTATACCTCCGATTCCTCGTTCTTCATTCCCCTGTGCGCGGTGTGCGTGTATTACAGTGCTGCAGAACTTATTGATTTCGGGCCGTACTATCTTCTCTCTGTCAGTTCCTGTCCTTTGCTGCCGATGCTGCCGACGTACAGCAGGAAAAATCTTTTTCCTGGCGCTGTTAAACTTATCTTCATTTCGCTTCAGGCGCCCGCGGACAGCGGGCGATCCGTGAGCCGCCTCGTCCGGATACCCGCGCTGCGTGGGCTTACCCGAACGGCGGGCTCAGACAGGAATAATTTCATACACTAAAAGAAAGGCGTCATGACGCCTTTCCTGTCGCAATTCTACTCTTTTTTCAATTTATCACATCACTGCAGGCCTGTCAATAAACACAGGGGCAGATCAGATACTCAGCTTTTTCATCTGCAGGCAATGTTCAAGTTTTCTTTTCACGCGCTGCAGCGCATTATCAACAGACTTGATATGTCTTTTCAGGTTCACAGATATTTCCTGGTAGGTCCGTCCGTCGAGATACTGGCGAAGCACTTTTCGTTCCAGCTCACTCAGCATATGCGATAGTTTTTCCTCGATATCGTCACATTCTTCCCGGTTAATAAACAGCATCTCCGGATCGGAAGAATCATCTTCACCGACAACATCCATCAAAGTCCTTTCAGATTCTTCATCATAAATCGGTTTGTCAAGAGAAATATAAGAATTCAGCGGGATATGCTTCATTCTGGTCGCCGTTTTTACAGCCGTAATCATTTGCCTTGTAATGCAAAGTTCTGCAAACGCTTTAAAAGAAGCGGGCTTGTCTCCCCTGTAATCACGGATAGCCTTATACAGGCCGATCATGCCCTCCTGAATAATATCTTCGTGTTCACCCCCGACCAGAAAATAGGCTTTCGCTTTGGCACGGACAAAATTCTTATATTTAAAAATGAGGTACTCCAGAGCCTCTTTGTTTCCATCCTGGACAATTCTTAGCAAATGTTCATCATCAAGTAACCGAAACGTTGCTGTGTCAGACTGAACTGGATTGTAACTCATTTTCATCCCCCGGAAACGTTGATGCCTTTGTTTGCGATTATACAGTAAAGAAATTAGAATCGTCAAGAAAATTCAAAAACCTCTGCGCATTTTCTCCAGCTTTTCCCTTATGGTCCGGTCAAGGGGAATCTTTGACCCTTTAGTCTGTGGTCTGGTATCGATGATGGCTTGTTTAATCTGACTGTCAATGGTCCTGATTTCTTCAACCAGTTCCCGTGACGGCATGCGCAGTGCACCCTGCGAGAAAACGGCCCATTGTTCCGCCATGTCAGATGTTGCGACATGGATCCGCGTTTTAACGTTTTTCATTTTTTTAATCAGGCCTTCAATCTTCTGATCTGCCTTTTCACTTTTTTTGGTGTAAATCACTTCTACTCTGGATTTATGCGTCCGGATCTCTTTTCCAGGGATCAGATAAGCGTCAAAGATAATGATGACCCGCCAGCCCGTAACTGCCTGATATTCAGCCATCTTATCAATCAGCATATCTCTGGCATTTTCGAGCTCTTTCTTTTTTAGCGCCTTCAGTTCCCTCCATGCTCCGATCACATTATATCCGTCAACGATCAGAATGTCTTTCAAAATACTCACCCTTGCTTCCGCTGTCTGCGCTGCCTGAATACTTCATACATCATCAGTCCGGCAGCAACTGAAGCATTCAGTGAGGTGACCTTTCCGTTCATCGGAATGTGTATGAAAAAGTCACATTTTTTTCTGACTAACTGCGAAATGCCTGTACCTTCATTACCGATGATGAGGCACACAGGCATCGTATAATCGGTTTCATCATATGATGAATCGGCATCCGCCGCCGTGCCGGCAAACCAGATACCCTTTTTCTTCAACTCATCAATGGTCTGAGCTAGATTGGAAACGCGGGCGACAGGTACGTATTCGATCGCACCTGTTGACGCTTTGGCCACAACAGAGGTCAGACCCACTGATCGCCGTTTCGGGATAATGATGCCCTGACAGCCCGAGGCATCAGCTGTACGCAGAATTGAACCCAGGTTATGCGGATCTTCGATATTATCCAGCATCATAAAGAAAGGCGGTTCATCGCGCTTTTCTGCAAGAGCAAATAAATCGCTGATTGTCGCATACCGGTAGGCGGCAATCGATGCCACAACGCCCTGATGCTGTGAAGAGCGGGAAAGCTGATCCAGCTTTTTTCTGGGAACAAACTGCACGGCAATCTGGTGACTTTTTATCAAGTCAAGCAGCTCGCCTAACCCGCGTCCTTCTTTGTTCATCCAGACTTTGTTTATTTCTCTGCCGGATCGGATCGCTTCCGCAACCGGATGACGCCCGATAATCCATTCATCGCTCATCGCTTGCGCCCCCTTCTGTCGGATGATCTGTAAATATTTTCGCCATTATCTCCTGAATGCGATTGCCTTTTCCTGAAAAATACAGATAACCGATCAGAGCTTCAAAACCGGTACTGAAATTATAGGTCTGCACGTCGGTGTTTCTGGGCACGGAATGAGACCTGGTATTACGCCCGCGGCGAACAACGTCCATCTCTTCATCGGTCAGGAAATGCTGTTCCTGCAATTCATGAAGAAAAGTGCATTGTGCCCTGGCTGATACATAATTGACCGTCTGCTTATGCAACTGATGGATCTTTGTTTTTCCGGCACAAATGACATGTTCACGGACATAGACTTCCATAATCGCATCGCCCATGAACGCCAGGACCAGACTGTTGACTGTTGCCGGATCCACCGTTTTTCCTTTAATGGTCATTCTCCGTCCCTCTTCCAGCGAACGCCCTGCGGTGTGTCTTCCAGTATGATGTCCGCTTCTTTCAGCTGCTCTCTGATGCGGTCTGCTACATCAAACTTTTTGGCCTGCCGCGCCTCTTCCCGCTGCCTGATCAGTTTTTCAACATCACTGTCTAATATACTGTCTGATGGTTCGCTTAGTTTCAGTCCAAGCACACCCGAGAGTTCATCGAGCATATTCAGATAAGCAGCGATAAGCGTCAGATCCACGTCCTGCTTCTGCAGGGCAATATTGCTGTCCCGTACGATATCGAACAGGACAGCAATCGCATTGGCCGTATTAAAGTCATCATCCATAGCTTCATGAAACCGATGGCGATAGGCTGCCTCTGTCTCCTTGTCCCCGCTGAGGGTCACGTGCTCCTGCCTGAGCAGATGTTCGAGATTATACCTGGCCGTTTTCATACGGGAGAAGGCCTGCGACGCATCACGAAGCAAAGCATCACTGAAATTAATGGGATGGCGATACTGAACACCTAAAATAAAAAAGCGAATTACCTGCGGGTCAAATTTTTTGATCAGATCATGCACAAGGATTACATTCCCGATTGATTTCGACATTTTCTCGTGATTGATCTGAATATGACCGTTGTGAAGCCAGTACCGCGCCATTGTTTTGTGATGGAGCGCTTCGGACTGAGCAATTTCATTTTCATGATGAGGAAAAACAAGATCCGCACCGCCGGCATGAATGTCGATGGTGTCGCCAAGATATTTTTCTACCATAGCCGAGCATTCAATGTGCCAGCCGGGCCGGCCTTCTCCCCATGGGCTGCTCCATTTGATTTCTCCGGGTTTGGCTGCTTTCCACAGAGCAAAATCAAGTGGATCGTCCTTGTTTTCGCCAATCTGGATACGGGCACCTGATTTCAAGTCATCTATGGACTGGTGAGAGAGTTTTCCATAATCCTTAAATTTCCTCGTCCGGAAATAAACATCGCCGTTAACAACGTAGGCATAACCCTCATCAACCAGTTTTTTTATAAAAGTGATGATTTCATCCATGGTCTCTGTTGCCCTGGGATTGACGGTTGCCCGCTTGACATTCAGGGCATCCACATCACTCAGATATGCTTTAATGAATTGATCAGCAATTTCAGGAACCGGGATGCGACGCTCTTTAGAGGCGTTGATCAGCCGGTCATCGACATCAGTAAAATTAGAAACGTAGTCTACAGAATACCCGAGATACTCAAAGTACCGTCTAACCGTATCGAATACAACCGCGGGACGGGCGTTTCCGATGTGAATGTAGTTGTAGACGGTGGGCCCGCAGACATACATGCGTACTTTTCCTTTCTCCAGCGGAATGAATTTTTCCTTTTTTCTGGTCAGTGTATTAAACACGCTCAGTACCATTATGATCTACTCCTTTTCATGGTTTCCAGTTCTTCTTTCAGTTGTTTGATTTCTGCTTCCAGGCGTGTCATTCTGTCCGCCACGGGATCGGGCAGATCGGCGTGATCCAGATCATGATGATGGATCTTTCGTCCGTTTTGTCTGACGACGCGCCCGGGGATACCTACTACTGTGGAGTCTGGAGGAACATCGTGAAGCACAACCGACCCGGCCCCGACTTTGGAGTGATCGCCCACCCTGATAGAGCCCAGGATGCGGGCTCCCGTTGATATCAGTACGTCATTTCCTATCGTCGGGTGTCGTTTTCCCTTTTCTTTACCTGTACCACCCAGCGTGACTCCCTGAAAAATTGTTACATCATCACCTATTTCGCATGTCTCACCTATAACAATACCCATCCCGTGATCCATAAAAAAGCGGCGGCCGATTTGAGCACCGGGATGAATTTCAATTCCAGTCAGAAAACGGGTGAACTGTGAGAGGGCACGGGCAATGAAAAAAAACTTTTTTTTCCATAACCAGTGAGCCACCCGATGCGCCCAGATCGCATGCAGACCGGAATAAGTCAGGATGACTTCCAGTTTGCTGCGTGCGGCCGGATCCTGATCGAATACATTCCGCAGATCCTCAGCTATAATATTGCGCACCTTCAGATAACACCTCCGTTAATCAATCGAGATAATGAGAAAAACTTGCCGGCTGCCTGTCTTGGGCGTTGCCGGAGCTCTCGTTTTTCTTAACCTTTTTTCAAAAAGGTTTCAGACTTTTTTATCATGTGAATAAAAAGGCGCCTTTGTGCCGGCTGACACAAAGACGCCTTAAACGCGGTTCCACTTTGCTTGAGAATCATTCTCCACTCATCGGCCCGTAACGGGGGTACCGTTTTCGTCTACTCCGGTTTCAACGAAAAAACTCAGAGGTGCATTCAGTATCAGTCTGCCTGAGCGGCTCTCACCCGCGGCTGCTCTCTCTGTACCGGCAGACTTGATTCCTACTATTCCTCTTCATCGTTTTTTATGCTATTTTATGCAACAGCCCGAACCCGGGTGATCCAGAATCACCCGACGTGCTGCGTTTCGAGATAATGATCCATACGTTTAATGACCAGATCCCGCCCGAGCAGTTCCAGGGCTTCCGGAAGTTCCGGACCATGCTGGGATCCAGTTGCAACGACGCGGATGGGCATGTACAATTTCCATCCACGCTGTTTCGTCTCCTTCTGAACGACTTTGATCTTCGGTGCGATCTTTTCAGCCGTCCACTCCGTCAGAGTTTTCAGTTCGCGGTTAAATGCAGAAAGAACGTCATGGACCTGATCCCCGCAAGAATCTTCTTCTCATCTTTTGTCGGCTCTTCAATAGTAATCCGCTTGTTAAAAAACATATCGCTGACTTGAACAATTTCTTCACCATAGTGCAACTGTTCCTGATAAAGCAGGACAACCTTCTCCGCCCATGCTTTCTGTTCCGGAGTCATCTCCCGCGGAAGCAGCCCTTTCTGGATCAGATAGGGTACAGTAAAAGCAATATACTCTTCTTTTGAAAGCTCGTTGATATACTGCCCGTTCATCCATTCCAGTTTAGACTTGTCAAACATCGCCGGTGATTTACTGAGCCGGCCGGCATCAAACATCTTAATAAACTCGTCCCGCGTGAATATTTCGTCTTCACCTTTTGGCGACCAGCCGAGCAGTGTAATAAAATTGAACAGCGCATCCGGCAGGAAACCCATGTTTTTATATTGTTCAATAAACTGAACAATACTGTGATCACGCTTGCTCAGTTTCTTATGATGTTCGTTAACGATCAGGGTCATATGGCCATAAACGGGCGCCTGCCAGCCAAAGGCACGGAAAATAAGAATCTGTTTCGGTGTATTTGAGATGTGTTCCTCACCGCGGAGAACATGAGTCATTTTCATCAGATGGTCGTCGACAACAACAGCAAAGTTGTATGTTGGCACGCCATTCTGTTTCACGATAACAAAGTCACTGACATCGTTGGAATCGAATGAGACATGGCCCTTGACCATGTCGTCAAATTCAATTTTCTGATTCTCAGGAACTCTGAATCTGATCGTCGGTTTGCGCCCTTCGGCAACATATCTGGCAATCTGATCCGCAGTCAGATTGCGGCATTTGCCTGAATAGTGCGGTGCCTGCTTATGGGCCATCTGATATTCACGTTCTGCTTTCAGTTCTTCCTCCGTACAGTAACATTTATAAGCAAGCCCTTTGTCGAGCAGTTCCTGTGCGTATTTTTTATAAATATCGAGTCGTTCCATCTGCCTGTAAGGGCCATAGGGTCCTCCGACATCGACACTTTCATCCCAGTCAAGACCAAGCCACTTCAGAAACTTCAGCTGGCTTTCCACGCCGCCTTCCACATTCCGCTTCTGGTCGGTATCCTCGATACGGATGATAAATTTTCCACCTGCATGGCGGGCAAAAAGATAGTTAAATATCGCGGTACGCGCATTACCTATGTGCAGGAATCCGGTCGGACTCGGTGCATAGCGCACCCTTACTTCTTCAGTCAATGCATTCACCACTTTCTGTTATTCCTATTCATTTTAGCACGTATCACTGAAGGTAAAACAGTTTTTTGCAATTTTTTACATGCATGCACGGCTCAGGACATGTGCTGCCTCCGGATGGGTCAGTCCTGCTGCAACTTCTCGATGAGGCAGATCGCTTCCGCAGCGATTCCTTCCCCTCTTCCGGTAAATCCGAGCTTTTCGGTCGTTGTCGCCTTGACGTTAATTTGGTCCATATCGATGTTCACGACGGATGCGATTGTGGTTCTCATTTCTGCGATGAAGGGCGCTATTTTCGGGCGCTGGGCAATGACGACGCTGTCAATATTACTGATTGTATAATCTTTTTCCCGGACTAAAGACGCAACATCCGCAAGCAGAATCTTTGAATCTGCATCTTTATAAGCCTCATCGGTATCGGGAAAATGACGACCGATATCCCCCTCGCCCATAGCACCAAGCAGTGCATCACTGATCGCATGCAGCAGGACATCAGCGTCTGAATGCCCGGCAAGCCCTTTTTCATCAGGAATGTGAACACCGCCAATGATCAGTTTACGTCCGTCAGCGAACTGATGGACATCAAATCCGTGGCCAACCCGCATGGTTATTCTCCTCTTCTTCAAAAAACTTTTCTGCTACAACCATGTCCTCCGGAGTTGTCAGCTTAATGTTCCGATAACTCCCCATGACAACCCTCACCGGAAGATCAAGATGTTCAACAAGCGAGGCATCATCAGTTGCCCCGAATGGATGATTGGTCTCCGCCCGATGTGCGCGAAGAATCAGAGACAGGCGAAAAGCCTGAGGCGTTTGTGCCGCCCACAGGCTTTTTCGATCCGGCGTATCGGCAACCTGGCCCCGGCCATCCACCTGCTTAATGGTGTCTTTTACCGGAACAGCAAGAAGTGCTGCGCCATATTCATACGCCTGCTTTGCCGTTTCGGCTATCCCGCGTCGGGTGACGAATGGGCGGGCGCCGTCATGAATAAGAACAATACTGTCCGGATCAGAATCTTCGAGAGCCAGAAGTCCGTGATAGACACTTTCCTGCCGCTCAGCTCCACCCGGCGCAAAATCAATCTTTTTCGTGATCCCGTACGTTTCGATTAATGACCGGAAGGTGTGATATTCAGCATTTTGCACGACTAGAACGATCTTTCTGCAGGATGGATCCTGATCAAAGACACGGAGCGTATGGATGATTACCGGTTCACTGTGCAGGGGGAGAAGGACTTTATTTTGATTCGATCCCATACGCGAACCCTGCCCTGCAGCGACGATCACCGCTTGATAATTCATTATTTTTAAAACCTCCGCAACTGCATCTGTCTTACAGTGCTTTTTCCAGCAATTTCGGTTTGGCAAAAATCATTCGACCCGCAGACGTCTGCAGAACACTGGTAATAATCACATCGATGGTTTTTCCAATATACCTATGTCCTTCTTCTACCACAATCATGGTTCCGTCGTCAAGATACCCGACACCCTGATTCTGCTCTTTCCCGTCTTTTATAACCTGAACCTGAAGCTCTTCTCCCGGTAAAACAACCGGTTTGACGGCATTAGCCAGGTCATTAATATTTAAAACACGTACACCTTGGAATTCACAGACTTTATTCAGGTTGAAATCATTTGTTACAACAATGCCACCTGACTCTTTTGCGAGACGAACCAGTTTGCTGTCCACTTCCGTTATATCATCATAGTCTCCTTCATAAAGATTGACATGGATCGAGTGGTCCTTCTGAATCCGGTTCAGAATATCCAGTCCGCGCCTGCCGCGGTTTCGTTTCAGCACATCGGATGAGTCCGCTATATGCTGCAGTTCTTCAAGGACAAAATGTGGTATAACCATGGTGCCCTCCAGAAAACCCGTCTGACAAATATCAGCTATCCGGCCGTCAATGATCACGCTTGTATCAAAAATTTTATAAGGCGAACCTGTTTCGGACAAACTTAGCTCAGATCTTGCTTCCTTTTTTTTCTCCTTCGAACGGGCAGGCAGATGAAACAGACCAATCAGCTCATCTCGCTTTCTGGATCCGATCTGATAAAAAAGGTATCCGAGAAAAAAATAAATAAAAATGGGAAGGACGTTGCTGATTCCGGGAATATTCAGTGCAGCAAGGGGCAACTGGATCAGGTAGGATATTACCAGCCCGAAAATCAGGCCAAGTGTCCCGAATAAAACATCGGTAATTGGCGCTTTCATAATTCTGTCCTCAAACGTTTTCATTAAATGCACTAATGAGTCCACAAACCAGAATGTCAACAATGTCATGATAACCGCGCCGACTGCCATGCCAATAAACGGGGATGCCAGCCATTCCGGCATTCCTTCACCAAAATTAAGCAGTACGATGATTTTGGGTATATAAACAAAGCCGAGTGTCCCGCCCAGCAGGATGAAAAATAATTGTATTACTCGTTTTAACATATGTGGTCACCTCCTCCACTCAGTATGGACAAAATAAAAAAATAAAAACGGATTTTCGGGATTAACAGATAAAAATCTTTAAAATTACCTGCAAAACAATTGCTGGTTTGTCATTCTGCTAGACTTTCGGTGGGAAAAAGGGCGAATCTGACAGCGGTACTTCAGTTTTCCCCAGCGCCAGTTGCATAACTTGAACAAGTGAGTCTGCTCCAATGATCTGAATCCCCTCAGGTTTCCGCCACCCGCCCATATTTTTTGCAGGAATATACGCTTTGGTAAACCCGAGTTTACTGGCCTCGTTCACTCTCTGTTCGATCCGGGACACCCGCCTGACTTCACCGGTCAGTCCGACTTCCCCAATGAAGATGTCGGTCACACCGGTCGGACGGTTACTGAAACTGGATGCAATGCTGATGGCAGTTGCCAGGTCTGTTGCCGGTTCATCCAGTTTTATCCCGCCGGCAACGTTCACGTAGGCATCCTGGTTCTGAAGCAGGAGCCCGGCTCTTTTCTCGAGCACAGCCATAATCAGTGACATCCGATTATTATCAAGTCCTGCTGCCATCCTGCGCGGGTTCCCGAAATTAGTGGGTGTAACCAGTGCCTGGATCTCAACAAGAATCGGCCGGGTTCCTTCCATGGCGGCGACAACGGCCGATCCTGATGCGCCACTTGTCCGTTCCTGAAGAAATATTTCCGATGGATTTAAGACCTCTGTCAATCCTTCCTCTTTCATTTCAAACACACCCATTTCATTCGTAGAACCGAAGCGGTTTTTTACCGCCCGAAGGATACGAAATGTGTGATGGCGCTCCCCTTCAAAATATAAAACGGTGTCGACCATATGTTCAAGAGTCCTTGGACCTGCAAGCGCCCCGTTTTTTGTGACATGACCGACAATAAATATGGCGGTTCCGCTGGTCTTGGCGATCCGCAGCAATTGACCTGTGCATTCTCTGATTTGTGAAATACTGCCCGGTGCTGAAGTAACATCAGGATGATAGATCGTCTGAATGGAATCAATAATCATCACTTCCGGATGAACCTCTTTCATATGCATCTCAATCTGACTGATGTCCGTTTCTGACAGAACATAAAGCCCATCCGAACTGACATTCAGCCGTCCGGCGCGCATTCTGGTCTGCCGAATCGATTCTTCTCCCGATATATACAACACCGTATGGCCATGTGAAGCCAGATGATCGGAAACCTGAAGGAGAAGTGTCGACTTGCCTATGCCCGGGTCACCTCCTACAAGGGTCAGTGATGCAGGGACAATGCCTCCGCCCATCACACGGTTAAACTCCTTCATTCCGGTAATAATCCTTGGTTCCTCATCCAGGGTCACATCAGACAGGAGAGCGGGACGATTATTTTTTTTAACCGGGCCATGAGCGGCGTTTGCCGGCTGTATCAATTCTTCAACCATGGTATTCCAGTTCCGGCACTCCGGACAGCGTCCCATCCATTTGGGGCTTTTATAGCCACATTCCTGGCATATAAATACTGATTTTGCCTTTGCCATTTAATCACCTTGCCTGATTCAATTAAAAATTCGGGATCTATTAAGAAAACCTGACGACTGACAAGTCGCAGACACCGCCAGAAACCTGGTCTTTCCGAACATTTTTTACTTTCTTAAAGTGCAAAAGAGCCAAGGCTTTTTTCAGGCTTTGGCTCTTTTAGCCGCAAAAACGGTCCGGCCTGCCGGACATCAGGATTTCGCGACTGCTGCTTCTTTTTTGTTAACTGTATAATCACCGTCTTGATAATCAATAACAACATGGGTTCCCTTAGTAATATGCCCCATAAGCAGCTCTTCGGACAATTTATCTTCAACGCGTTTTTGCAGCGCACGACGCAGTGGACGGGCACCGTATTCGGGATCATAACCTTCCTCAACGATCCGGCTCTTAGCCGCATCGGTCAAATCGATGACAATACCCTGGCTGGACAGACGATGTTTCAGACGTTCAGCCAGAAGCGAAACAATCTCCATCAGCTGAGGCTTGGTCAAATGGTGGAACACAATAATCTCATCAATCCGGTTCAGAAATTCAGGTCGGAATGCCCGTTTCAGTTCGGTCATCACCTTCCCCTTCATTTCTTTATATTCCTCTCCCTTGTCTCCGACGGTAAAGCCAACATATTTGTTCCGTTTGAGTTCGGTAGCGCCGACATTTGATGTCATGATGATCGCTGTGTTCCGAAAATCAACGGTCCGTCCCTTCGAATCCGTCAGTCTGCCATCATCCAGTACCTGAAGGAGAATATTGAAAACATCGGGATGTGCTTTTTCAATTTCATCAAAAAGAATCACTGAATAAGGCTTCCGTCGTACTTTTTCCGTCAGCTGTCCGCCCTCATCATGGCCGACGTAACCCGGAGGAGAGCCGACAAGCCGGGAAGTTGTGTGCTTCTCCATATATTCGGACATATCAATACGGATAATCGCTTCTTCATCACCAAAGAGCGTTTCCGCAACCGCCCGGGCCAGCTCCGTTTTCCCCACACCGGTAGGGCCAAGAAAGATAAATGAACCAATCGGACGTTTGGGATCTTTAAGACCTGCCCGTGCTCTCCGGACAGCGTGTGAAATTGCTGTGATCGCTTCATCCTGACCGATAACACGTTTGTGCAGAATTTCTTCCATATGCAGCAAACGCTCGCTCTCCTTCTGTTCCATACGGACGACAGGAATTCCTGTCCAGTTGGCAACAACCAGCGCAATGTCATTTGGAAGCACCTGGGTGTTTTCTTGCCCCTGTTTTTCTTTCCACTCTTTTTCGCAGAGATCTACCTGTTCTTTCAGCTTCTGCTCATGATCACGGAGTGAGGCGGCCTTCTCAAATTCCTGACTTTGAACTGCTGCATCCTTTTCTTTTTTCACCGTCTCAAGCTTCTGCTCCAGTTCTTTAAGGTTCGGCGGAGCCGTATAAGAACGCAGACGTACTTTAGATGAGGCCTCATCCATTAAATCAATCGCCTTATCGGGAAGGAAGCGGTCGGAAATATAGCGGTCTGAGAGGCGTACAGCGGCCTCTATCGCCTCATCCGTAATCTTAACCCGATGATGCGCTTCATAACGGTCGCGAAGTCCCTTTAATATCAGGACTGACTGTTCCTTTGTCGGCTCTTTAACTGTAATCGGCTGGAATCGGCGTTCAAGAGCCGCATCTTTCTCAATATACTTTCTATACTCATCAATAGTTGTGGCTCCGATACACTGCAATTCTCCGCGGGACAGAGAGGGTTTAAGAATGTT from the Sporolactobacillus sp. Y61 genome contains:
- the nusG gene encoding transcription termination/antitermination protein NusG, coding for MEKNWYVIHTYSGYENKVKTNLEKRVESMGMADKIFRILVPMEEETEIKNGQKKTAMRKVFPGYVLTEMIMTDDSWYVVRNTPGVTGFVGSTGAGSKPIPLLPEEVDGILKQMGLKEKTVDVHFEINEQVKVKEGPFADFVGNVESIDPEKNKLKVHVNMFGRETPVELDFEQVRKLD
- the secE gene encoding preprotein translocase subunit SecE, whose product is MAGIVKGTGKFFRSIITETRKVTWPTRRELFKYTVTVIVTVVFLAVFFVLVDLGITELMRVITD
- the sigH gene encoding RNA polymerase sporulation sigma factor SigH, with protein sequence MSYNPVQSDTATFRLLDDEHLLRIVQDGNKEALEYLIFKYKNFVRAKAKAYFLVGGEHEDIIQEGMIGLYKAIRDYRGDKPASFKAFAELCITRQMITAVKTATRMKHIPLNSYISLDKPIYDEESERTLMDVVGEDDSSDPEMLFINREECDDIEEKLSHMLSELERKVLRQYLDGRTYQEISVNLKRHIKSVDNALQRVKRKLEHCLQMKKLSI
- a CDS encoding NYN domain-containing protein gives rise to the protein MKDILIVDGYNVIGAWRELKALKKKELENARDMLIDKMAEYQAVTGWRVIIIFDAYLIPGKEIRTHKSRVEVIYTKKSEKADQKIEGLIKKMKNVKTRIHVATSDMAEQWAVFSQGALRMPSRELVEEIRTIDSQIKQAIIDTRPQTKGSKIPLDRTIREKLEKMRRGF
- the rlmB gene encoding 23S rRNA (guanosine(2251)-2'-O)-methyltransferase RlmB translates to MSDEWIIGRHPVAEAIRSGREINKVWMNKEGRGLGELLDLIKSHQIAVQFVPRKKLDQLSRSSQHQGVVASIAAYRYATISDLFALAEKRDEPPFFMMLDNIEDPHNLGSILRTADASGCQGIIIPKRRSVGLTSVVAKASTGAIEYVPVARVSNLAQTIDELKKKGIWFAGTAADADSSYDETDYTMPVCLIIGNEGTGISQLVRKKCDFFIHIPMNGKVTSLNASVAAGLMMYEVFRQRRQRKQG
- a CDS encoding Mini-ribonuclease 3, coding for MTIKGKTVDPATVNSLVLAFMGDAIMEVYVREHVICAGKTKIHQLHKQTVNYVSARAQCTFLHELQEQHFLTDEEMDVVRRGRNTRSHSVPRNTDVQTYNFSTGFEALIGYLYFSGKGNRIQEIMAKIFTDHPTEGGASDER
- the cysS gene encoding cysteine--tRNA ligase; this translates as MVLSVFNTLTRKKEKFIPLEKGKVRMYVCGPTVYNYIHIGNARPAVVFDTVRRYFEYLGYSVDYVSNFTDVDDRLINASKERRIPVPEIADQFIKAYLSDVDALNVKRATVNPRATETMDEIITFIKKLVDEGYAYVVNGDVYFRTRKFKDYGKLSHQSIDDLKSGARIQIGENKDDPLDFALWKAAKPGEIKWSSPWGEGRPGWHIECSAMVEKYLGDTIDIHAGGADLVFPHHENEIAQSEALHHKTMARYWLHNGHIQINHEKMSKSIGNVILVHDLIKKFDPQVIRFFILGVQYRHPINFSDALLRDASQAFSRMKTARYNLEHLLRQEHVTLSGDKETEAAYRHRFHEAMDDDFNTANAIAVLFDIVRDSNIALQKQDVDLTLIAAYLNMLDELSGVLGLKLSEPSDSILDSDVEKLIRQREEARQAKKFDVADRIREQLKEADIILEDTPQGVRWKRDGE
- the cysE gene encoding serine O-acetyltransferase, which translates into the protein MRNIIAEDLRNVFDQDPAARSKLEVILTYSGLHAIWAHRVAHWLWKKKFFFIARALSQFTRFLTGIEIHPGAQIGRRFFMDHGMGIVIGETCEIGDDVTIFQGVTLGGTGKEKGKRHPTIGNDVLISTGARILGSIRVGDHSKVGAGSVVLHDVPPDSTVVGIPGRVVRQNGRKIHHHDLDHADLPDPVADRMTRLEAEIKQLKEELETMKRSRS
- the ispF gene encoding 2-C-methyl-D-erythritol 2,4-cyclodiphosphate synthase, whose protein sequence is MRVGHGFDVHQFADGRKLIIGGVHIPDEKGLAGHSDADVLLHAISDALLGAMGEGDIGRHFPDTDEAYKDADSKILLADVASLVREKDYTISNIDSVVIAQRPKIAPFIAEMRTTIASVVNIDMDQINVKATTTEKLGFTGRGEGIAAEAICLIEKLQQD